A stretch of DNA from Macrotis lagotis isolate mMagLag1 chromosome X, bilby.v1.9.chrom.fasta, whole genome shotgun sequence:
aggtgaaagaAAAGGTTAattcatttcataaaataaatatagaagaaTATATCTCTGGACAAACTTCATATACTCACAATACTTGGGGACCAAAAAAGACTTATTTATTGGAGAAATTTTTGGAACTATATTTCCCAGAAAGCTGTACCTGAGCCTCTTATTTCACATTGTTTTATTGTGAGTGCTAAGGGGCTCTTCCAGTGCAGGGAGTTTTAAAAAGATTCATGAATGTTTTGTATATGTTACTGATAGGTGGGTGGAAATAGTTGAGAAGTATCATTCCATACAGAGATGGGAAGAAATAACCATCTGAGGGCATAGGCCAAGATGCAGTGAACATCCCAGCAAGGCAGCGATGGTACCATCACTTTTGTATGGACATGGATCACAGAAATGATAAAACATTGACAGAAACTCAGGAGATATACTGAAAGATGCACTGACCCAAGCATTCTGAAGCCCTGGATACTAAAAGGTCAATGCTCACTAGTGGCTATGTCAAGACCAAACGGAGAAGAGATGAAGATTCTGCTCTCTTAATATTTAACGATGAGTGCTTTGTATATTCTTCCACCATTGTGTTAAGGAGGCAGAAGGAttgattcacacacacacacacacacacacacacacacaacttacacactttatttttctcactttggTTTCATGAGTCATCTTGCTGGCATAGTCTTACACAGTTACTGGTGAGAACGTGGGGCTATAGTTCATCCAAAGCAATACTGTAAGCCTGGAAGCCCATGACATGCttagagcaaaaggaaaaaatattctccCTAATTTGGAGAATATTTTTGAAAGCACCATGAAGACCAAactacttttataaatttgatccgAATGCAAAATAGAGAATGATAATGCACTTGTTTACTCTTATCCTTGAAGACCAGTAATTCTTTTGCCACAGAGGAAGTGGCATTTTTTCCATAATGCTGTAGCTCAGACATTATATTCCACCCAGAACTTCTCTAACCACagcaaaatataaatttgttaaaGGTTTtctatggaggcagctaggtggcacagtgaatagagcactggtcctggagtcaggaggaccttagtttgaatccaacctcagaaacttaataattacctagctgtgtgaccttgggcaaattatttaaccccattgccttgtcaaaaacaaataaataaataaataaagattttctACGACTCTACTGTTTCACTCAGTTGTTATTGATACTTTCCAAATACTAAAGATCCaattcagaaaataataaaatctgtaAATAAACCCgaagaagtattttttaattactgAGGATtgctgaagaattaaaaaaaaatgtttccactTATTCTAACCTTTGACATTGTAGAAAGTATCTGTTCTGTTGACTAGATTTACCCAGAGACCCCCAAAATACCAGTGAGAGGCTCAATAACAACTGCTGACTTGTATATGTAGCTAATAGAACAAGGCACTAATAATAAAGAATAGGGTAACGTGGAAACCGTTACAAAATAACCACACAAAATTCACAAGCCCATggagatacaagaaaaaaaaatcagagacaaGGTAAAGTTTCAGGCTTCACTTCTcagacctttattcttccaaacAAAGTTGACCCGGTTGTGTGTTCTACTCTGTTAACCTCAAGAGCACAAAGTTCTTACATAACTAATCCATCTGAACCTGTGACTTCTTGTTATGCCACCGAGGATTTCTTGTGAGTTCCCTTTATACCTGACCAGGAAAGGATACCAGCCCGAATAATGCAGCCGAACAGTAACCGCATGGAAGACTTCCCTCTCAATGTCTTCTCGGTCACTCCTTATACACCCAGCACAGTTGACATCCAGGTGTCTGATGATGATAAGGCAGGAGCCACTTTACTCTTCTCAGGTATCTTTCTGGGGCTGGTGGGGATCACATTTACAGTGATGGGCTGGATCAAGTACCAAGGAGTCTCCCATTTTGAGTGGACACAGCTTCTCGGGCCGATTCTGCTCTCCGTTGGGGTGACATTCATCCTGATCGCTGTATGCAAGTTTAAAATGCTCTCTTGTCAGTCTTGCAAAGAAAGCGAggaaagaacattggacacaGACCAGACTCTGAGTGGACAATCCTTTGTTTTCACTGGGATCAACCAGCCTATAACATTCCACGGAGCCACTGTGGTGCAGTATATTCCTCCTTATGCATCTCAGGACACTGTCGGGGTAAATGCTACTTATCTGCCCCCAGTGATGAACCCTTTTGGTGTTGCAAACACAGGAGGACCAACAGTACCTGCTCCAAGTCCCCCTCAGTACTGTACCATCTATCCTCATGACAATGCTGCATTTACTGATGATGAGCTCTACCCTTCCTGTATGGACATGGATCACAGAAACGATAACAGGTATGACGGCTgatacagagaaacatgggaacCTGGGAATTCTGCCTCTCTAGCTAGGCTGGACAGTCTGTGGGCTCATGAGGAATGTGACAGGGGAGGGTAAACTTGTATCAGGACTCTGAATTTGTGTTTTCTGTTGATTCTTTTAGGTCAACGGCTGATGCTGAACAGCTGGAGGAGATACAATTGGAAGACAATAGTCGTAACTGCTTTTCTCCTCCATCATATGAGGAAATATACTCCATCCCGCGCTAGAGACTCAATTTTTAAGGGAGCCAAGCACTAAAACCACTATTTTCTAATGAAAGGTTTTTAACATATAGCTTCCAAAAGACAGACAAGACCACAGGTTCCCACAGTGACCCCTAGTGGCATAACCGAACCCTCGATTACTCATGAGgggttgaaagaaaaaaaaattctccccatGTTACAATGGGGAATTCCCACTTCTGACTTCATCCTTTCATGAAGGATAGCCTTACAAGTTTCTATAGCAGGGATTTTACCACTTAATTCTTAATAGGAACCCACAATTCACTCTTGTGGTCCTAAGGAAACTTTTGCTTTTAGACTTGAAGGATTTCTTTAAGGGGGAgctgaggagagaaaagggaggcaGAGCAGTGAGGGTTAAGTGTTTTTTCCCCTTGTCCTAAAGAGGGTCCTAGTTCAGGTGTAGGGTTCCATGAGTGCCTAATATCTTTGCCTCCCTTTGCAGTAGGAGATTTGCATCTGAACACCTGAAATGTgtggtgttttttatttttaaacttttgggATTTGGCTTGCCTGCAGACAAAGGGACTTCGGGGCTGCCTAGTCTTTGAAGCATTTGAAAGCTGAAAGGATATGACCTCAGTGGTTACTTTGATGTTTGGTATATTTGGATGTATGCACTCATATTGTGATTAAAAAACTGTATACAGTGTGCTTTTTTGTGAATAGCTTCAATCAAAATACATTAAGGATGAATTTTGAGGAGTCActttcttgaagaagaaataGAGTTGAACCAAGTATCTAAATGGGTAAATTCATCCTAAGCTCTTGCTTCACTTCCACATTGCTACCCATAATGAGAAGGAACTAAGAGAGATGTTGTGCTTCTGAGGGCCAGAAAGAATTCCATGTTATACTAGAACATTCTCAGATGGTGGGTAGGGCACATAAACATTAGCAATGAGAGGTTGAATGAAGTGGCTCTTATTACTGACCAGAATCAGAGAAATGATCAACAGATCAACATCACCTTTGGTGGTTAAATGTTGTATTaatgatatctctctctctctctctctctctctctctctctctctcatacacacacacacacacacacacacacacacgcacacacacacacacacaacacacacacaccaagatagagagagacacacacagaaagacagagagatggagagaaagaacaTATTTCTGGCAAAATTTTCAAGTATTAGTTCAGCACTTATACTTTgtaatttatattgtttttatattaatatttcaccaggaaattataatttccttttcaattaaatgattaaattatttgttGCATTTGTaatatgatttatattatatctattttatcataggaatatatcttaaaattttaagtagattttcatttaaaaacttgaTTCATTGGATAGAAATTGCTTTCTAAGTAAATTCAgtgcaacaaacatttataaagtgcctatcATATAAAATGCAAAACACTACTAAAGATTCCAGTCTTTGCTCAGGAGGGAGTCAGGTTTCTTTAGAAATAACCATTTGCCAATTTCTAAAGTAAACTTCTGTGAGCTTTCAGGAAAGGCCTTTTGACTTGAATACTTCATAGCAGGAAAGTATACTGAAGAAGGGAAGCCAGAGAAGAGAATAATCTTGAgagatataatacatttatagGAAGATGTTTTCATAAAGAggataatcttttctttttcttttctcctaccATGAATGCTCAGCACAGCTGACCCCTTGCCCAAGATAAGAGGCAAGTGTCATTAGCTTGTATGCAGTTCTTGGAGGCGTAgagttttccagagatttcaatcactctcctttttccctttgatACTACTTAGAACAGTGACCACATGACTAAGTTTCAGATCCACCAAGTATCTATTGCAAAACTGTTCTTTTCAAAACCTCCTTCTTCCCCaccttgcttttttttctaaacaaCCTGAAAAAATAAGCCTCTTGTTTATGAAGATCtggatctgtgtgtgtgtctcttttcAGCTCTCTGACCTTTCATGCTTCCTCTGCTCACTCCTCCTCAGTTACCTTGTTTATTGTGTGAGCTCTGAGGGGTCGAGTTTCTCTAATGCTAAAGAGTCTTAGTTTGTTGGTGGTTCTCCTACACCCCTGCTGCCAAATAGAAGCTCTTTGCAGTAACCTTGTCTGGGAGTTgcataaaagggagagaaaagggaatctGAGCCACTCCTGGTGGCTTTGCTGCACatcaaaaaattcttttctttaaagaaatcaaCAGAGATATTTGTTGGGACAGGTGGCATTCTTGATCACCTACTGCCTGTCATTTTAGGTGTATGTCTACATGTCATCTCTCAGTCTTATTGTGACTTCCTTTTGAACAAGGATGGAATTGATACCATATCAATTCTCTCTCCATATTTTTCATATCCAGTCCCTCCTTTCTAATGGCATGACTGTCACTTGAGTTTAGGCCTTCATCCCATCTTGCCCTTTCCAAAATGGAAGGTAAAGTCAGTTGAGTAGACCCAGGGAGAGTGAGATTTGTGCTGATGCTCATTTATATCTGCTGTGGGACATGATTGTTCTCCAAACCATCAGAATCCTTTTGAACTACTTGCCTAAGAAGTTATGGCTGTGGTCATTGGACTTTTGCAATAGTGATCTCCTGGCTTCcatctctcatttttctcattgattCTGCTGAGTTGACCAAATCCTCTTCCCCAGGAATAGGTGTGATAGatagtcattttacagatgaagaaattgaaacaggaagacctgagctcaaatctaggctcagaaactatctgtgtgaccctgagcaaatcatttaactctgcttcagtttcctcatctgtaaaatttagctagagaagaaaatggcaggaAAATGGGTACAAGAAAGCCtcaatggaatcatgaagagttggaaatgactaaataacgagaggtcatttccagttctgaatctatgatcctataatcatttaaaattttattttatttttttttccaataacaagagaagatagtttcaacattcctttttggtaagaatttgaatttctctttttctctttccctctctcctcttcctcccactTAAGACAGCGAACCATCTGAAATAGGTTATATATGCATAaccatgttaaacacatttccatattagtcatgctaggagagaagaatcagaaaaaagggggggaacctgagaaagaaaaaacataaaatatttttaaaagtaaaattagtgtACTTTCagctgtgttcagattccataattctttttctgaatatacATGGCaatttccatcaaaagtctttttagaattttccttggatcagggcagctaggtggcacagtggatagagcactgactctgaagtcaggatgatctgagtttaaatctgatctcagtcacttaatgcttacttatttgaccttgggcaaatcacttaaccccactgctttgcaaaaataaaaaataaaaagaaaaagaattgtcttggattaatcaaggtattgttgagaagagctaagactATTGTAGTTGATGTTACTATTAAGTTAAACAGtgttgctgctactgtgtacaatgttctcctggttctgctcacttcactcagcatcaaaacttccaggtttttctgaaatctgcctgctcatgatttcttacagaacaatagtactccatcatattccaTGTTCATATACCAAAATCAGTTCAGCCATTCTCTATGAAGTACCTACTACAAAGTGCTGTGTTACAAGTtgcagatacaaagacaaaatgaagtcAAAGTGTAACacactctcaaggagtttatactctCCTGGATGGCTACAACAACTACCTATATAGAAGAGCTATTGCAAGATAATCGGAGGAGGACGAAAAGACAATCAGCTAGAGGGAGTAGAGAAGGTTTCTAGTGGTGCCTCTGTTGGGTCTTGAAGGAATGGAAAGATTCTGGGAAGAAGAAGTAAGCAGGGAATGCATTTCAGGTAAGAAGAACAGGTGGTCTGTGCAAAGAATGAAGGCAAGATGGAAGAGCAAGTAAAGGGAATAGGAAGTAAGTCAGTTTGGTTGGAACAGAGTTCACAAAAGGGAGAAACATGAAATGTCTTCTGGGAAATTTTCCTTCCCACTTCTTcccagttgtttttgttttcactCCCATAAAACTACCATGTATATGTCACCTGTAAGGTCATGGGGATCCTTTTTTTGCCTTGGAATTTTCAACAATTAACAAAATCCCTTTTCTCTAACTAGTCTTTGGTAAACactaaatgaacaaaaaaatcatgTTGAACTTTATATCAGGTTGGGGAATGGCCACTGTCTTCTTAGTATGGCCATTTCTTCTTAATGTGTTATTTTAGAAAATGACCCAAGACCCTCAATTGCAGATGTCTTGAAGACAACTTTGTGCTAATcaactcaattcttttttaacttcaacAAAATAGGCATATAAgatgtgaaatatttttctacCCTCACAG
This window harbors:
- the TMEM174 gene encoding transmembrane protein 174 gives rise to the protein MQPNSNRMEDFPLNVFSVTPYTPSTVDIQVSDDDKAGATLLFSGIFLGLVGITFTVMGWIKYQGVSHFEWTQLLGPILLSVGVTFILIAVCKFKMLSCQSCKESEERTLDTDQTLSGQSFVFTGINQPITFHGATVVQYIPPYASQDTVGVNATYLPPVMNPFGVANTGGPTVPAPSPPQYCTIYPHDNAAFTDDELYPSCMDMDHRNDNRSTADAEQLEEIQLEDNSRNCFSPPSYEEIYSIPR